One part of the Vicia villosa cultivar HV-30 ecotype Madison, WI unplaced genomic scaffold, Vvil1.0 ctg.001616F_1_1, whole genome shotgun sequence genome encodes these proteins:
- the LOC131636013 gene encoding uncharacterized protein LOC131636013 isoform X3 has translation MGSFLLDLAKSYVEQLINKVIAESRYICCFTCIAKDFEEEKVRLEVERETFERHIEEATRRGEVILPDARAWKEEVDQLIQEDTKKRQKCFFESCPHCLWRYTRGKFLANKKEQIKELMVKRKGLTIGLPAHLPDIERFTTQHYVHLKSRETQYRKLLVELKDDNNYMIGLHGMGGTGKTTLIKKVGKELKESKQFTLVIFTTVSSSPNIKKIQDDIAKPLGLKFDNYNDTDRTEKLWNRLTNGEKILLILDDVWDKVNFEEIGIPFSDNHKGCRIVVTTRSQLVCHNLGCNKIIQLDLISNEDAWIMFKKFANLCETTSTNFFLDRGRKIANECKNLPIAIAVIASSLKGKKLQQHREEWDMALKFLKKDISRHKDRDDVLEIYKCLKFSYDKLDEETKNLFLLCSVFREDEEILIESLARHAIGGGLFGEVYGSYEETRRQLVISKNKLLDSCLLLEAGQRRVKMHDFVRDAAQWIANKEIQTRKVYDKNQKEMIEKEKNIKYLLCEGEAKEIFSCKFDGSKVKILIVIFYVHFDIEIKVPNSFFENNISLRVFNLRSGDGLSAIISLPQSMQQLKNIRSLMFAQCVLGDISIFGKLQSLEELDLYQCEINELPNGIAELKKFGFLKLEWCSIGGNNPFEVIKRCSSLQELYFIDNFEFSYGEITFPKLLQRFRVSDSEINSSRSKYVSIERRKELFLSETTFKYCMQEAEVLRLTRIEGEWRNIIPDIVHMDHGMNDLVELGLCSMSQLKFLINTKHPHSQVSNVFSKLVVLRLTEMENLKELCNGSLSVDSFKSLESLSIDNCKQLGSLSGIANQCNLRSVSLMSCPMLISLFEVSTSHNLVLLEKLEVIDCENLEYLIKDERNGETFESNSSNPMFMKLNVLEILGCPKFEIIFPLISAHDLPALKSIKVEICDKLKYIFGQYVELGSLEDMKLGCVPNFIDIFPECNRTMSFFVNRSSPISISASKPTTHSNTIKCSILSWTDRYCCGKKLRSTTSSKIPLIDENQPHIKLMKSNSNCLSINIWELSKILCNVKKIELTDLRKIKSVFVLSFAPMLLEVLIIERCHELKHIIIDTGDDDDSTGGNNYGNVFPKLKKLVIDDCMQLECIFGHYNNDHPNHTERIFCVNEVNEQQVNSGLKNILCPFAGPENSFALLNLTKVIIIRCEKLQIIFPASMLRCLPQLDELIIRDCEELKHIFQDDLEYQNMSSSTTCFPKLKALVVEKCNKLKYVFPVSICDQLPELRVLFIIEAKELENIFKSSEGEGIEIVRIPNLKLVVTLGLPSLFQTQEIQFQRAKYRFIKNCDKLSLTSTSTELNLQLFWSNCADIPDFEWSYYLYNRVQELVTEIEVEAASKDEMTSPQMKVKQTQETDQELVFENVVGQVTPLVAILPTNSEAPRNEQSVDQQSPLEETDATVTPSQLEGSMSEKAAGTKNVSPKQQGIEISDEEKTTSANTKIITSSTRLESQGIKISVEQGATSTNSKEITSSGPTVTSEHNNSSQAPINERTMDQQNSLEKTDTTVTPSPELINEQSTTQQQSFGESQATIKPSQGNNGSSSEKIAAATLSPISETKNESPKQKKDIKISVEGGAASTNVKTLAASTSKREKLSHDIEISGEQGTTSTNSKATTLSIPIVTSEHNSSLYMEYGNDQTPLQSFSISTKEPLAMDVVDHGGPLQTNQIINLGDTSQIVEDSGSSLLVRRELEQLVSENHLNYETLSLLTDFLVKHPSVLLKNTLLTNRLKGYAYTCLADLLKFLQTHSVLDVLGSSHSEFVKLVQDVRTFSFNEEWLNSVEKRALFPDMQFSRDAMQKLLDSKKQVTKEIEEMRLKLYFFNQHVEDIKHQLTSSEAILVSIIQQEEQVLETTAALSVPLGY, from the exons ATGGGGAGTTTCTTGCTTGACTTGGCGAAATCATATGTGGAGCAATTGATAAATAAGGTGATTGCAGAATCAAGATATATTTGTTGCTTCACATGCATTGCTAAGGATTTCGAAGAAGAAAAAGTTAGATTGGAAGTAGAAAGGGAAACTTTTGAGCGACACATTGAAGAGGCAACAAGAAGAGGGGAAGTTATTCTACCCGATGCTCGTGCTTGGAAAGAGGAAGTTGATCAGCTCATTCAAGAAGATAccaaaaaaagacaaaaatgtttttttgaaTCCTGTCCTCATTGCTTATGGAGATATACTAGAGGAAAATTTCTGGCAAATAAGAAGGAGCAAATTAAAGAATTGATGGTAAAAAGAAAGGGACTTACAATTGGACTCCCTGCTCATCTTCCTGATATTGAACGATTTACGACCCAACACTATGTGCATCTTAAAAGCAGAGAAACTCAATACAGAAAGCTTTTGGTCGAACTCAAAGATGACAACAATTATATGATTGGGTTGCATGGAATGGGAGGCACGGGGAAAACTACATTGATCAAGAAAGTGGGTAAGGAACTTAAGGAATCAAAACAATTTACTCTGGTCATTTTTACGACTGTGTCATCGTCTCCCAATATTAAAAAGATTCAAGATGATATTGCCAAGCCTTTGGGATTGAAATTTGATAACTATAATGATACAGATCGAACTGAAAAACTATGGAACAGATTAACCAATGGTGAGAAGATTCTTCTAATATTGGATGACGTGTGGGACAAAGTAAATTTTGAAGAAATTGGAATTCCGTTTAGTGACAATCACAAAGGTTGTAGGATTGTTGTAACCACACGCAGTCAGTTGGTGTGCCACAATTTAGGGTGCAATAAGATAATCCAACTAGATCTCATATCTAATGAAGATGCATGGATCATGTTCAAAAAGTTTGCTAATCTATGTGAAACCACCTCAACAAACTTTTTTCTTGACAGGGGCCGTAAAATTGCAAATGAATGCAAAAACCTACCTATTGCAATTGCTGTTATCGCTAGTAGTTTGAAGGGAAAAAAACTTCAGCAACATCGTGAGGAATGGGACATGGCCTTAAAATTCTTAAAAAAAGACATCTCAAGGCACAAGGATCGTGATGATGTTCTTGAAATTTATAAATGCTTGAAATTTAGCTATGATAAGTTGGATGAAGAGACCAAGAATCTATTCCTTTTGTGTTCTGTATTTCgagaagatgaagaaattttAATTGAAAGTTTAGCTAGACATGCCATCGGAGGAGGCCTTTTTGGGGAAGTTTATGGCAGCTACGAAGAAACCCGAAGACAATTAGTTATATCCAAAAACAAACTCCTAGATTCTTGTTTATTGTTGGAGGCCGGTCAAAGGAGAGTGAAAATGCACGACTTCGTTCGTGATGCAGCCCAATGGATAGCGAATAAAGAGATTCAAACAAGAAAAGTGTATGacaaaaatcaaaaggaaatgattgaaaaggaaaaaaatattaaatatttgctATGCGAAGGAGAGGCAAAGGAGATATTTTCTTGCAAGTTTGATGGTTCCAAGGTTAAGATTCTAATTGTCATCTTCTATGTGCATTTTGATATAGAAATTAAAGTCCCAaattcattttttgaaaataatatcagTCTTCGAGTTTTTAATTTACGCAGTGGTGATGGTTTGAGTGCTATTATATCATTACCTCAATCAATGCAACAATTGAAGAATATCCGATCTCTTATGTTTGCACAGTGTGTTTTGGGTGACATCTCTATCTTTGGAAAGCTGCAAAGTCTTGAGGAACTTGATTTGTATCAATGTGAAATTAATGAATTGCCTAATGGAATTGCAGAACTAAAGAaatttggatttttgaaattggAATGGTGTTCAATTGGTGGGAATAATCCATTTGAAGTGATTAAAAGATGCTCATCACTTCAAGAGTTGTACTTCATAGATAACTTTGAATTTTCTTATGGAGAAATAACTTTTCCTAAATTATTGCAGAGGTTTCGTGTAAGTGACAGTGAAATTAATTCTTCACGATCAAAGTATGTGTCTATTGAACGGAGGAAAGAGCTTTTCCTATCTGAAACAACATTTAAGTATTGTATGCAAGAAGCAGAGGTTCTTAGACTAACAAGAATCGAGGGGGAATGGAGAAATATCATACCTGATATTGTTCATATGGATCACGGTATGAATGATCTAGTTGAGCTTGGCTTATGTTCCATGTCACAACTAAAGTTCCTCATTAACACTAAGCATCCTCATTCTCAAGTATCAAATGTTTTCTCCAAGTTGGTTGTGTTACGTCTAACAGAAATGGAAAATTTGAAAGAGTTGTGTAATGGTTCTCTTTCCGTTGACTCTTTTAAGAGTTTAGAGAGTCTCTCTATAGATAATTGCAAACAGTTGGGAAGCTTATCGGGGATTGCAAACCAATGCAATCTAAGGAGCGTGTCATTGATGAGTTGTCCCATGTTGATCTCCCTATTTGAAGTGTCAACTTCTCATAATCTAGTGTTGTTAGAGAAATTAGAAGTAATAGATTGTGAGAATCTTGAATACTTAataaaagatgaaagaaatgggGAAACATTTGAAAGCAACAGTAGCaatccaatgtttatgaaattGAATGTTCTTGAAATTCTGGGCTGTCCAAAATTTGAAATAATATTTCCGCTTATCTCTGCTCATGATCTTCCTGCACTAAAATCTATCAAGGTGGAAATATGTGATAAGTTAAAATACATATTTGGTCAATATGTCGAACTTGGGTCCCTAGAAGATATGAAGCTTGGCTGTGTACCCAATTTTATTGACATTTTTCCAGAATGTAATCGTACAATGTCTTTCTTTGTTAATAGGTCATCTCCTATTTCTATATCTGCTTCCAAGCCAACTACACACTCAAACACTATCAAATGCAGCATCTTGTCATGGACTGATAGGTATTGTTGTGGTAAAAAATTGAGGAGTACCACAAGTTCTAAAATTCCATTGATTGATGAGAATCAACCGCACATCAAATTAATG AAATCAAACTCAAATTGTCTTAGCATAAACATTTGGGAGCTATCTAAGATCCTATGCAATGTTAAAAAGATTGAGTTGACTGATTTGAGGAAGATAAAATCAGTATTTGTCCTATCTTTTGCTCCAATGTTGTTGGAAGTTTTGATAATTGAGAGATGTCATGAATTGAAGCACATAATAATAGACACGggagatgatgatgatagtacTGGTGGAAATAATTATGGCAATGTCTTCCCAAAATTAAAAAAGCTCGTTATTGATGATTGCATGCAATTAGAGTGCATATTTGGACACTACAATAACGATCATCCAAACCACACTGAAAGAATATTTTGTGTCAATGAAGTAAATGAACAACAAGTGAACTCaggattgaagaatattttgTGTCCGTTTGCAGGTCCCGAAAATTCTTTTGCCCTCCTGAATCTAACAAAGGTAATAATTATTAGATGTGAAAAATTGCAAATAATTTTCCCTGCTTCTATGTTAAGATGCCTACCACAATTGGATGAGTTAATCATACGTGACTGTGAGGAGTTGAAACATATCTTCCAAGATGATTTGGAGTATCAAAATATGTCGTCTTCAACAACATGCTTCCCAAAGCTAAAAGCACTTGTTGTAGAAAAATGCAACAAATTGAAATATGTGTTTCCAGTCTCTATTTGTGACCAACTTCCTGAGTTAAGGGTTCTATTCATAATAGAAGCAAAAGAGTTAGAGAATATATTTAAAAGTAGTGAAGGTGAGGGAATTGAGATTGTCAGGATTCCAAATTTGAAACTTGTAGTAACTTTGGGTCTACCAAGCCTCTTCCAGACACAGGAAATTCAATTTCAGAGAGCAAAATATCGTTTTATAAAGAATTGTGATAAACTctctttgacttcaacatcaacaGAGCTCAACCTCCAGCTCTTTTGGAGTAACTGTGCTGATATTCCAG ATTTTGAATGGAGTTATTATTTGTACAATCGAGTTCAAGAGTTAGTTACTGAGATTGAAGTTGAAGCAGCATCAAAAGATGAGATGACTTCTCCACAG ATGAAAGTAAAACAAACACAAGAGACAGACCAAGAACTTGTTTTTGAAAATGTTGTTGGTCAAGTGACACCATTAGTAGCAATACTACCAACAAATTCAGAA GCACCGAGGAATGAACAATCAGTTGATCAACAAAGTCCACTTGAAGAAACTGATGCTACTGTCACACCTTCACAG TTGGAGGGTTCAATGTCTGAAAAAGCTGCGGGAACAAAGAATGTGTCACCTAAACAACAA GGTATTGAGATAAGTGATGAAGAAAAAACTACATCAGCTAATACAAAGATAATAACATCATCAACTCGTTTAGAATCA CAGGGTATCAAGATAAGTGTTGAACAAGGAGCTACATCAACCAATTCCAAGGAAATAACATCATCAGGTCCAACAGTTACTTCTGAGCATAATAATTCATCACAG GCACCAATTAATGAACGAACAATGGATCAACAAAATTCACTTGAAAAAACTGACACTACTGTTACACCTTCACCG GAGTTGATAAATGAACAATCAACGACCCAACAACAATCATTTGGAGAATCTCAAGCAACAATTAAACCTTCTCAAGGAAACAAT GGTTCATCGTCAGAAAAAATAGCAGCAGCAACTTTATCCCCCATCTCTGAAACAAAGAATGAGTCACCTAAACAAAAG AAGGATATCAAAATAAGTGTTGAAGGAGGAGCTGCATCAACTAATGTTAAGACATTAGCAGCATCAACTTCTAAGCGTGAAAAACTTTCTCAT GATATAGAGATAAGTGGTGAACAAGGAACTACATCAACCAATTCCAAGGCAACAACATTGTCAATTCCAATAGTTACTTCTGAGCATAATAGTTCATTGTATATG GAATATGGTAATGACCAAACACCCCTTCAATCTTTTTCAATTTCAACAAAAGAGCCACTTGCCATGGATGTTGTTGATCATGGAGGCCCACTGCAAACAAATCAGATTATAAATCTAG GGGACACTTCTCAAATAGTAGAAGATTCAGGTTCTTCTTTGCTTGTCAGGAGGGAGCTTGAGCAACTAGTCTCCGAGAATCATTTGAATTATGAAACCTTGTCTCTATTGACCGATTTTCTTGTGAAGCATCCTTCTGTTCTTTTAAAGAACACTTTACTTACTAATAGATTAAAGGGTTATGCATACACCTGCCTTGCTGATTTGttgaaattcctccaaacacATAGCGTGCTTGATGTCTTAGGTTCAAGTCACTCCGAATTTGTTAAATTAGTACAAGATGTGCGCACATTTTCTTTTAACGAGGAGTGGCTGAATAGTGTTGAAAAACGCGCTTTGTTTCCTGATATGCAATTCTCTCGAGATGCGATGCAAAAACTTTTGGATTCTAAGAAACAAGTTACCAAGGAAATCGAAGAGATGCGTTTGAAGTTGTATTTTTTCAATCAACATGTGGAAGATATTAAGCATCAATTGACATCCTCTGAAGCTATTTTGGTGAGTATCATTCAACAAGAGGAACAAGTTTTAGAAACTACGGCAGCGCTAAGTGTTCCTCTTGGCTATTAG